One Drosophila subobscura isolate 14011-0131.10 chromosome U, UCBerk_Dsub_1.0, whole genome shotgun sequence DNA window includes the following coding sequences:
- the LOC117900390 gene encoding uncharacterized protein LOC117900390 has product MQEVRLEMVRNRSRSRSSQRSRRGRKQKQKEAAARQAASSIMSGDIAQGTTTAEMWSNTYRRLFQWHHMQVQRLCQAQPTQQQEQLEESSASEAEEEATPIDEEYLQFLEVTIKHQQELKQRRAAAAATATPDSTLD; this is encoded by the coding sequence ATGCAGGAGGTGCGCCTGGAGATGGTGAGGAATAGAAGCCGTTCAAGGAGCAGCCAGCGCAGCCGACGCGGACgcaagcaaaaacagaaagaagcTGCGGCCCGACAAGCGGCGTCATCAATCATGAGCGGAGACATTGCACAGGGCACCACAACAGCTGAGATGTGGAGCAACACGTACCGGCGGCTCTTCCAGTGGCACCACATGCAGGTGCAGCGTCTCTGCCAGGCACAACctacgcagcagcaggagcaactgGAGGAGAGCTCCGCTTccgaggcggaggaggaggcgacACCCATTGACGAGGAGTATTTGCAGTTTCTGGAGGTGACAATCAAGCATCAGCAGGAGCTAAAACAACGAcgagctgccgcagcagcgactgccACACCCGACTCAACCTTAGATTAA